A region from the Streptomyces tsukubensis genome encodes:
- a CDS encoding Cgl0159 family (beta/alpha)8-fold protein, with the protein MSRVSITGLTGIRSRHPEAVAEAAARRSRRPRLLGETGRLMIIAADHPARGALAVGDRRLAMANRIDLLERLCLALSRPGVDGVLATADILDDLLLLGALEDRIVIGSMNRGGLAGAAFELDDRFTGHRPRDLVRLGFDAGKLLLRIDYDDPGSLDTLHTTARTIDEMAEHRLPVFVEPFICHRVDGKLRSDLGAEAVTRSIAIASGLAGTSAYTWLKVPVTEDPADMEAVLETSTLPAVILGGEIGDDQHGAYERWRTALRLPTVQGLVVGRSLLYPVDGDVAKAVDTAVGLL; encoded by the coding sequence GTGAGCCGGGTCTCCATCACCGGACTGACCGGGATCCGCAGCCGCCACCCCGAAGCCGTCGCCGAAGCGGCGGCCCGCCGCAGCCGGCGGCCCCGGCTCCTGGGCGAGACCGGCCGGCTGATGATCATCGCGGCCGACCATCCCGCGCGGGGCGCCCTCGCCGTCGGGGACCGCCGGCTCGCCATGGCCAACCGGATCGACCTGCTGGAGCGGCTCTGTCTCGCGCTCTCGCGGCCCGGCGTGGACGGTGTGCTCGCCACCGCCGACATCCTCGACGACCTGCTGCTCCTCGGCGCGCTGGAGGACCGGATCGTCATCGGCTCCATGAACCGCGGCGGCCTCGCGGGCGCCGCCTTCGAGCTCGACGACCGTTTCACCGGCCACCGCCCCCGCGATCTGGTCCGGCTCGGGTTCGACGCGGGGAAGCTGCTGCTGCGCATCGACTACGACGACCCGGGGTCGCTCGACACCCTCCACACCACGGCACGGACCATCGACGAGATGGCCGAGCATCGACTTCCGGTCTTTGTGGAGCCGTTCATCTGCCACCGGGTGGACGGGAAGCTCCGCAGCGACCTCGGCGCCGAAGCCGTCACCCGGTCGATAGCCATCGCCTCGGGCCTGGCCGGAACGTCCGCGTACACCTGGCTGAAGGTCCCCGTGACCGAGGATCCCGCCGATATGGAGGCCGTTCTGGAGACCTCCACGCTGCCTGCCGTCATCCTGGGGGGCGAGATCGGGGACGATCAGCACGGTGCGTACGAGAGGTGGCGGACGGCGCTGCGACTGCCCACCGTGCAGGGTCTTGTGGTGGGGCGTTCGCTGCTCTACCCCGTGGACGGCGATGTCGCCAAGGCCGTCGACACGGCCGTGGGCCTGCTCTGA
- the iolB gene encoding 5-deoxy-glucuronate isomerase — protein MSSDETGGRPLDRYVPAGSAADGPYALRIDPGDPARPGWEHTGVRILELPPGGSHSFPTGDAEWIVLPLAGSCTVTADGAFFELLGRENVFSGVSDFAYVPRDTRAQIASGAGGRFALAGAKCERRLPARYGPAPEVPVELRGTGNCSRQVNNFAAAGVFDCDRLIAVEVLTPGGNWSSYPPHKHDEYRPGSESVLEEIYYFEIDGGGLGYQRVSPSRTGGTDVLAEVRGGDAVLIPDGWHGPSIAPPGRTMYYLNVMAGPGPEREWLICDHPDHAWIRGTWPEQPVDARLPLYGAPPGPRPGPDPSPAPRPAPPSDPEPSSDPVYPSDPVTPPATAPPSATEEGHR, from the coding sequence ATGAGCAGCGACGAGACCGGCGGGCGGCCCTTGGACCGGTACGTTCCGGCGGGCAGCGCCGCCGACGGGCCGTACGCCCTGCGGATCGACCCCGGCGATCCCGCCCGGCCGGGCTGGGAGCACACCGGCGTCCGGATCCTTGAACTCCCCCCGGGCGGCTCCCACTCCTTCCCGACGGGCGATGCCGAGTGGATCGTGCTGCCGCTGGCGGGAAGCTGCACGGTCACGGCCGACGGCGCGTTTTTCGAACTGCTGGGACGGGAAAACGTGTTCAGCGGGGTCTCCGACTTCGCGTACGTCCCCCGTGACACCCGGGCACAGATCGCCTCCGGTGCGGGAGGCCGCTTCGCCTTGGCAGGAGCGAAGTGCGAGCGACGACTCCCCGCTCGCTACGGCCCCGCGCCGGAGGTACCGGTCGAGCTGCGCGGTACGGGCAACTGCTCGCGCCAGGTCAACAACTTCGCGGCGGCGGGCGTGTTCGACTGCGACCGGCTGATCGCGGTGGAGGTGCTGACCCCCGGCGGGAACTGGTCGTCCTATCCGCCGCACAAGCACGACGAGTACCGGCCGGGCTCCGAATCCGTCCTGGAGGAGATCTACTACTTCGAGATCGACGGCGGCGGCCTCGGCTATCAGCGCGTATCGCCGTCCAGGACGGGTGGTACGGACGTCCTGGCCGAAGTCCGCGGCGGGGACGCGGTGCTGATCCCGGACGGCTGGCACGGTCCTTCGATCGCCCCGCCCGGCCGGACCATGTACTACCTCAATGTGATGGCGGGGCCGGGTCCGGAGCGGGAGTGGCTGATCTGCGACCATCCCGACCACGCGTGGATCCGGGGCACCTGGCCGGAGCAGCCCGTCGACGCCCGGCTGCCGTTGTACGGGGCCCCGCCGGGCCCGAGACCCGGCCCGGATCCGAGCCCGGCCCCGCGTCCCGCGCCCCCGTCCGACCCGGAGCCCTCGTCCGACCCTGTGTACCCGTCCGACCCTGTGACCCCGCCCGCCACAGCGCCCCCGTCCGCCACCGAGGAAGGACACCGATGA
- a CDS encoding helix-turn-helix transcriptional regulator, with protein sequence MSDRRLWSYKEIAAHIQVQPDTVRSYRKHGHLPPPDLVEGGKPYWYADTIRTWVANRPGNNRGRR encoded by the coding sequence ATGTCGGACAGAAGGCTCTGGTCGTACAAGGAGATCGCCGCACACATCCAGGTGCAGCCGGACACCGTCCGCTCCTACCGCAAGCACGGACATCTGCCGCCGCCCGACCTGGTCGAGGGCGGGAAGCCGTACTGGTACGCGGACACCATCCGCACCTGGGTGGCCAACCGTCCCGGCAACAACCGCGGCCGCCGCTGA
- a CDS encoding citrate synthase — translation MSDNSVVLRYADGEYTYPVVESTVGDKGFDIGKLRAQTGLVTLDSGYGNTAAYKSAITYLDGEQGILRYRGYPIEQLAERSTFVEVAYLLINGELPTVDELAAFKNEITQHTLLHEDVKRFFDGFPRDAHPMAMLSSVVSALSTFYQDSHNPFDEKQRHLSTIRLLAKLPTIAAYAYKKSIGHPFVYPRNDLGYVENFLRMTFSVPAQEYDLDPVVVAALDKLLILHADHEQNCSTSTVRLVGSSQANMFASISAGISALWGPLHGGANQSVLEMLEGIQAAGGDVDSFIRKVKNKEDGVKLMGFGHRVYKNFDPRAKIIKAAAHDVLSALGKSDELLDIALKLEEHALADDYFVERKLYPNVDFYTGLIYRAMGFPTEMFTVLFALGRLPGWIAQWHEMIKEPGSRIGRPRQIYTGEVLRDFVPVEAR, via the coding sequence GTGAGCGACAACTCTGTAGTACTGCGGTACGCGGACGGTGAATACACCTACCCGGTGGTCGAGAGCACCGTCGGTGACAAGGGCTTCGACATCGGGAAGCTCCGGGCCCAGACGGGCCTCGTGACCCTGGACAGCGGCTACGGCAATACGGCCGCCTACAAATCCGCGATCACCTACCTCGACGGCGAACAGGGCATCCTGCGCTACCGCGGTTACCCCATCGAGCAGCTCGCCGAGCGCTCCACCTTCGTCGAGGTGGCCTATCTGCTCATCAACGGCGAGCTACCCACCGTCGACGAGCTGGCCGCTTTCAAGAACGAGATCACCCAGCACACGCTGCTGCACGAGGACGTCAAGCGGTTCTTCGACGGCTTCCCGCGCGACGCCCACCCGATGGCGATGCTGTCCTCCGTGGTCAGCGCCCTGTCCACGTTCTACCAGGACAGCCACAACCCGTTCGACGAGAAGCAGCGCCACCTCTCGACGATCCGGCTGCTCGCCAAGCTGCCGACGATCGCGGCGTACGCCTACAAGAAGTCGATCGGCCACCCCTTCGTCTACCCGCGCAACGACCTGGGGTACGTGGAGAACTTCCTGCGGATGACCTTCTCGGTCCCCGCCCAGGAGTACGACCTGGACCCGGTCGTGGTCGCGGCCCTCGACAAGCTGCTCATCCTCCACGCCGACCACGAGCAGAACTGTTCGACCTCCACGGTCCGCCTGGTGGGCTCCTCGCAGGCGAACATGTTCGCGTCGATCTCGGCCGGTATCTCCGCGCTCTGGGGCCCGCTGCACGGCGGTGCCAACCAGTCGGTGCTGGAGATGCTGGAGGGCATCCAGGCCGCCGGCGGCGACGTCGACTCCTTCATCCGCAAGGTGAAGAACAAGGAAGACGGCGTGAAGCTCATGGGCTTCGGGCACCGCGTCTACAAGAACTTCGACCCCCGGGCGAAGATCATCAAGGCGGCGGCGCACGATGTCCTCTCCGCCCTCGGCAAGTCGGACGAGCTGCTGGACATCGCCCTCAAGCTGGAGGAGCACGCGCTGGCCGACGACTACTTCGTCGAGCGCAAGCTCTACCCGAACGTCGACTTCTACACCGGCCTGATCTACCGGGCCATGGGCTTCCCGACCGAGATGTTCACCGTGCTCTTCGCGCTCGGCCGGCTGCCCGGCTGGATCGCCCAGTGGCACGAGATGATCAAGGAGCCCGGCTCCCGTATCGGCCGCCCGCGGCAGATCTACACGGGTGAGGTCCTCCGCGACTTCGTCCCTGTCGAGGCCCGCTGA
- the iolC gene encoding 5-dehydro-2-deoxygluconokinase yields the protein MPQPYDPPPYDVITMGRIGVDLYPLRTGVPLAEADTFGKFLGGSASNVAVGAARLGRRTAVITRTGSDPFGEYLHRALRDFGVDDRWVTPVPAYPTPVTFCEIFPPDDFPLYFYRQPKAPDLEIRTDELDLAEIRRARVFWVTGTGLSAEPSRGATQAALAHRDRAGLTVLDLDWRPMFWRDPETARPYYREALGFATVAVGNVDECEIATGERDPETAARALLAAGAELAVVKQGPKGVLALHRDGTRAEVPPVPVEVVNGLGAGDAFGGALCHGLLAGLPLEQVMRYANAAGAIVAARLACSSAMPYPDEVEQVLAGGPVPPERTPPPTAQSPTAQSPSAQPPSGPAPGTATPGTAVPGAPS from the coding sequence ATGCCTCAGCCGTACGACCCGCCGCCGTACGACGTGATCACCATGGGCCGGATCGGCGTCGACCTGTACCCGCTGCGGACCGGCGTCCCGCTGGCCGAGGCCGACACCTTCGGCAAGTTCCTCGGCGGCTCCGCGAGCAACGTGGCCGTCGGCGCGGCCCGCCTCGGCCGCCGTACCGCCGTGATCACCCGCACCGGCAGCGACCCCTTCGGGGAGTACCTCCACCGCGCCCTGCGCGACTTCGGCGTCGACGACCGCTGGGTCACCCCCGTCCCCGCCTATCCGACCCCGGTCACCTTCTGCGAGATCTTCCCGCCGGACGACTTCCCGCTCTACTTCTACCGGCAGCCCAAGGCCCCCGACCTGGAGATCCGTACCGACGAACTCGACCTGGCCGAGATCCGGCGGGCCCGGGTCTTCTGGGTGACCGGCACCGGTCTGAGCGCCGAGCCCAGCCGCGGCGCCACCCAGGCCGCGCTCGCCCACCGGGACCGCGCCGGGCTCACCGTCCTCGACCTCGACTGGCGGCCGATGTTCTGGCGGGACCCGGAGACGGCCCGCCCGTACTACCGCGAGGCCCTCGGCTTCGCGACCGTCGCCGTCGGCAACGTCGACGAGTGCGAGATCGCCACGGGGGAGCGCGACCCGGAGACCGCCGCCCGGGCGCTGCTCGCCGCCGGAGCCGAACTCGCCGTGGTCAAACAGGGCCCGAAGGGCGTCCTCGCGCTCCACCGCGACGGCACCCGGGCCGAGGTCCCGCCCGTCCCCGTCGAGGTCGTCAACGGTCTGGGCGCGGGGGACGCCTTCGGCGGCGCGCTCTGCCACGGACTGCTGGCCGGTCTGCCGCTGGAGCAGGTCATGCGGTACGCCAACGCGGCCGGGGCGATCGTGGCGGCCAGGCTCGCCTGTTCCAGCGCGATGCCGTACCCGGACGAGGTCGAACAGGTCCTCGCGGGCGGCCCCGTACCGCCGGAACGGACCCCTCCGCCAACCGCACAGTCGCCAACCGCGCAGTCGCCATCCGCACAGCCGCCGTCCGGGCCCGCCCCCGGCACCGCCACCCCCGGCACCGCCGTTCCCGGGGCGCCGTCGTGA
- a CDS encoding GNAT family N-acetyltransferase: MRLMPHTTDIADTAATTSITGSADTTGFSLKPTLHGERVTLRPFTEADVPVMAAILDDPEVLRFTGSTDEEESDAADPQATAALHTWYTSRNDQHDRLDLAVVDRTSGRVVGEVVLHEWDPANRNCRFRTLIGPEGRGRGLGTEATRMIVDHGFEHIGLHRIALSVFAFNPRARRVYEKVGFVAEGVEREVLRHGDTWVDATAMSVLAHEWRALHRP; this comes from the coding sequence ATGCGGCTCATGCCCCACACCACCGATATCGCCGACACCGCTGCCACCACCAGCATCACTGGCAGCGCCGACACCACCGGTTTCTCCCTCAAACCCACCCTCCACGGCGAGAGGGTGACGCTCCGCCCCTTCACCGAGGCGGATGTCCCCGTGATGGCCGCGATCCTGGACGACCCCGAGGTCCTGCGGTTCACCGGCTCCACCGACGAGGAGGAGTCGGACGCCGCGGACCCGCAGGCGACGGCCGCCCTGCACACCTGGTACACCAGCCGCAACGACCAGCACGACCGGCTCGACCTCGCGGTCGTCGACCGGACGAGCGGCCGGGTCGTCGGGGAAGTCGTACTCCACGAATGGGATCCCGCGAACCGAAACTGCCGCTTCCGCACGCTGATCGGGCCGGAGGGCCGGGGCCGTGGACTGGGCACCGAGGCCACACGGATGATCGTGGACCACGGCTTCGAGCACATCGGTCTCCACCGCATCGCCCTCAGCGTCTTCGCCTTCAATCCCCGGGCCCGGCGGGTCTACGAGAAGGTGGGCTTCGTCGCGGAGGGCGTCGAGCGGGAGGTGCTGCGCCACGGTGACACCTGGGTGGACGCCACGGCGATGTCGGTCCTGGCCCATGAGTGGCGGGCGCTGCACCGGCCCTGA
- a CDS encoding sugar phosphate isomerase/epimerase family protein, translating to MTSPVAPLNRIRIGSAPDSWGVWFPDDPRQVPWRRFLDEVAEAGYEWIELGPYGYLPSDPAVLAAETGRRGLKVSAGTVFTGLHHGPAVWDETWAHVSAIAALTEAMGARHLVVIPSFWRDDKTGKVLEDSTLTAEQWRDLTRQTERLGREVRERYGLEIVVHPHADTHIDGEENVARFLDATDPALVSLCLDTGHYAYCGGDSVKLIETYGERIGYLHLKQVDPEVLAGVVAEGVPFGPAVARGVMCEPPGGVPALEPVLAAAQALGIELFAIVEQDMYPCPPDKPFPIAERTRRFLRSCGA from the coding sequence ATGACCAGCCCCGTCGCTCCCCTGAACCGCATCCGGATCGGCTCGGCCCCCGACTCCTGGGGCGTGTGGTTCCCCGACGACCCCCGGCAGGTCCCGTGGCGGCGCTTCCTCGACGAGGTCGCCGAAGCGGGGTACGAGTGGATCGAACTGGGCCCTTACGGCTATCTGCCCTCCGATCCGGCGGTACTGGCCGCCGAGACCGGGCGCCGGGGCCTGAAGGTGTCGGCCGGCACCGTTTTCACCGGGCTCCACCACGGCCCCGCCGTCTGGGACGAGACCTGGGCGCACGTCTCGGCCATCGCCGCGCTGACGGAGGCGATGGGCGCCCGCCATCTGGTGGTCATCCCGTCCTTCTGGCGGGACGACAAGACGGGGAAGGTGCTGGAGGACAGCACTCTGACGGCGGAACAGTGGCGCGATCTGACCCGTCAGACGGAACGGCTCGGGCGGGAGGTCCGTGAGCGGTACGGGCTGGAGATCGTCGTCCATCCGCACGCCGACACCCATATCGACGGCGAGGAGAACGTGGCCCGCTTTCTGGACGCCACCGACCCCGCGCTGGTCTCCCTCTGCCTCGACACGGGGCACTACGCCTACTGCGGCGGCGACAGCGTGAAGCTCATCGAGACCTACGGGGAGCGGATCGGCTACCTCCATCTGAAGCAGGTCGATCCGGAGGTACTGGCCGGGGTGGTGGCGGAAGGGGTGCCGTTCGGGCCCGCGGTGGCGCGGGGTGTGATGTGCGAGCCGCCGGGCGGGGTGCCGGCGCTGGAACCGGTCCTGGCCGCGGCACAGGCGCTCGGCATCGAACTGTTCGCCATCGTCGAACAGGACATGTATCCGTGCCCGCCGGACAAGCCGTTCCCGATCGCGGAGCGGACCCGGCGCTTCCTGCGCTCCTGCGGAGCCTGA
- a CDS encoding heavy-metal-associated domain-containing protein: MSTQSDIEIIETAPASSCCGGSSCGTGAAEAGAQGAVTAVYQVKGMTCGHCEGAISEEVSAIAGVTSVTAVAATGLVTVVSEAPLDEAAVRDAVDEAGYELAGTA, from the coding sequence ATGAGCACCCAGTCCGACATCGAGATCATCGAGACGGCCCCCGCGTCGAGCTGCTGCGGCGGAAGCTCCTGCGGTACGGGCGCCGCCGAGGCCGGGGCGCAGGGCGCCGTCACCGCCGTCTACCAGGTGAAGGGCATGACCTGCGGCCACTGCGAGGGGGCGATCTCGGAGGAGGTCTCCGCCATCGCGGGCGTCACCTCCGTAACGGCGGTCGCCGCCACGGGCCTGGTCACCGTCGTTTCGGAGGCCCCGCTCGACGAGGCCGCCGTGCGCGACGCCGTGGACGAGGCGGGTTACGAGCTGGCCGGCACCGCCTGA
- the iolD gene encoding 3D-(3,5/4)-trihydroxycyclohexane-1,2-dione acylhydrolase (decyclizing), which produces MTTRLTVAQALVAFLSRQYTERDGRRHRLIAATWGIFGHGNVAGIGQALVESGTGPDSPMPYYQGRNEQAMVHAAVGYARQSRRLSAHAVTTSIGPGATNLVTGAALATVNRLPVLLLPGDVFAGRPADPVLQQLEVPYAGDVSVNDALRPVSRWFDRITRPEALIPAALAAVRVLADPAETGAVTLALPQDVQAEAYDWPEEFFAERVWRVARPRPDRRALAEAAHTVAAARRPLLVAGGGVHHSEAEEALRTFADATGIPVATTQAGKGALPYDHPCEVGGIGHTGTATADELARTADLVIGVGTRWSDFTTASSTLFQNPAVRFLNINVTSFDAHKLAGLSVVADARAGLEELTEALAATGGHRVPEAYESGYGERKADWERLVDTAYAPADPGARPTQPQVLGALDALVTGDDILINAAGSLPGDLHKLWRARSADQYHVEYGYSCMGYEIPAAIGVALAAPGRPVWALVGDGTYLMNPTEIVTAVQENVPIKVIILQNHGYASIGGLSESVGAEGFGTAYRHRAPDGTYTGGPLPVDLAANAASLGLRVIRARTVRDLREALAEARWSDVPTGVYVETETADTVSGAPPAQAWWDVPVAETATRPSAIRAREEYERRIAARRRHL; this is translated from the coding sequence ATGACCACCCGGCTCACCGTCGCCCAGGCGCTCGTCGCCTTTCTCAGCCGCCAGTACACCGAACGCGACGGCCGCCGCCACCGGCTGATCGCCGCCACCTGGGGCATCTTCGGCCACGGCAACGTCGCCGGGATCGGCCAGGCACTGGTCGAGTCCGGCACCGGACCGGATTCCCCGATGCCGTACTACCAGGGCCGTAACGAACAGGCCATGGTCCATGCCGCCGTCGGCTACGCCCGCCAGTCGCGCCGGCTCTCGGCGCACGCCGTCACCACCTCCATCGGCCCGGGCGCCACCAATCTCGTCACCGGCGCCGCGCTCGCCACGGTCAACCGGCTGCCGGTCCTGCTGCTGCCCGGTGACGTCTTCGCCGGCCGGCCCGCCGATCCGGTGCTCCAGCAGCTCGAAGTCCCCTACGCGGGCGATGTGTCGGTCAACGACGCGCTGCGGCCCGTCTCCCGCTGGTTCGACCGGATCACCCGCCCGGAGGCGCTGATTCCGGCCGCGTTGGCGGCCGTACGGGTCCTTGCCGACCCCGCCGAGACCGGTGCCGTGACGCTGGCGCTGCCCCAGGACGTCCAGGCGGAGGCGTACGACTGGCCCGAGGAGTTCTTTGCCGAACGCGTCTGGCGGGTGGCCCGTCCGCGCCCCGACCGCCGGGCCCTGGCGGAGGCCGCGCACACCGTGGCGGCGGCCCGCCGGCCCCTGCTCGTCGCGGGCGGCGGCGTCCACCACTCCGAGGCCGAGGAGGCCCTGCGGACCTTCGCCGACGCCACCGGGATCCCCGTCGCCACGACCCAGGCGGGGAAGGGCGCACTGCCGTACGACCACCCCTGCGAGGTGGGCGGAATCGGCCATACCGGTACCGCGACGGCCGATGAACTGGCCCGTACCGCCGATCTCGTCATCGGCGTCGGCACCCGCTGGTCCGATTTCACCACCGCCTCCTCCACCCTTTTCCAGAACCCGGCCGTCCGGTTCCTCAACATCAATGTGACCTCCTTCGACGCCCATAAACTGGCCGGGCTCTCGGTCGTGGCCGATGCGCGGGCCGGGCTGGAGGAGCTGACGGAGGCGCTGGCGGCGACCGGCGGACACCGGGTCCCGGAGGCGTACGAAAGCGGCTACGGGGAGCGCAAGGCGGACTGGGAGCGCTTGGTGGACACCGCGTACGCCCCCGCCGATCCCGGCGCACGCCCCACCCAGCCCCAGGTGCTCGGCGCCCTGGACGCGCTGGTCACCGGGGACGACATCCTGATCAACGCGGCCGGTTCGCTCCCCGGTGATCTGCACAAGCTCTGGCGGGCGCGCTCCGCCGACCAGTACCACGTGGAGTACGGCTACTCCTGCATGGGCTACGAGATCCCCGCCGCCATCGGCGTCGCCCTGGCGGCCCCCGGCCGGCCCGTCTGGGCCCTCGTCGGAGACGGTACGTATCTGATGAACCCCACCGAGATCGTCACCGCCGTCCAGGAGAACGTCCCGATCAAGGTGATCATCCTCCAGAACCACGGCTATGCGTCGATCGGCGGCCTCTCGGAGTCCGTCGGCGCCGAAGGGTTCGGTACGGCCTACCGGCACCGCGCGCCCGACGGTACGTACACGGGCGGCCCGCTCCCCGTCGACCTGGCGGCCAACGCGGCCTCCCTCGGCCTCCGGGTCATCCGCGCCCGTACCGTACGTGACCTGCGGGAAGCCCTGGCCGAAGCCCGCTGGTCGGACGTGCCCACAGGTGTCTACGTGGAGACCGAAACGGCAGACACTGTGTCGGGCGCGCCCCCGGCACAGGCGTGGTGGGATGTTCCTGTGGCGGAGACGGCGACCCGTCCCTCCGCGATCAGGGCGCGGGAGGAGTACGAACGGCGGATCGCCGCCCGGCGCCGCCATCTGTGA
- a CDS encoding CoA-acylating methylmalonate-semialdehyde dehydrogenase has translation MTKTVNHWIGGKTVEGASGNWGEVTDPATGAVTTRVALASADEVGAAVATAKEAFRSWGTSSLAARTAVLFRYRALLDARRDDIAALITAEHGKVHSDALGEVARGLEIVELACGITTQLKGELSTQVSSRVDVAAIRQPLGVVAGITPFNFPAMVPMWMFPLAVACGNTFVLKPSEKDPSAANLLAELASEAGLPDGVLNVVHGDKVAVDALLEHPDVAAVSFVGSTPIARYIHTTASANGKRVQALGGAKNHMLVLPDADLDAAADAAVSAAYGSAGERCMAISAVVALDSVADDLVEKIRERAAKIVIGPGTDPASEMGPLITRAHRDKVASYVTGAAAQGAEVVLDGTGYTVEGHEDGHWIGLSLLDRVSTASDAYRDEIFGPVLCVLRVATYEEGVALINASPYGNGTAIFTRDGGAARRFQLEVEAGMVGVNVPIPVPVGYHSFGGWKDSLFGDHHIYGNDGVHFYTRGKVVTTRWPDPSEPHAGVDLGFPRND, from the coding sequence ATGACGAAGACCGTCAACCACTGGATCGGTGGCAAGACCGTCGAAGGCGCGTCCGGCAACTGGGGCGAGGTCACGGACCCCGCGACCGGCGCCGTGACCACCAGGGTGGCGCTGGCCTCGGCGGACGAGGTCGGGGCCGCCGTCGCCACGGCCAAGGAGGCGTTTCGGAGCTGGGGCACCTCGTCGCTGGCCGCGCGGACCGCGGTCCTCTTCCGCTACCGGGCGCTGCTGGACGCCCGCCGCGACGATATCGCCGCGCTGATCACCGCCGAGCACGGCAAGGTGCACTCGGACGCGCTCGGGGAGGTGGCGCGCGGACTGGAGATCGTCGAACTGGCCTGCGGGATCACCACCCAGCTCAAGGGCGAGCTGTCGACCCAGGTCTCCAGCCGGGTCGACGTCGCCGCGATCCGCCAGCCGCTGGGGGTCGTCGCGGGCATCACCCCGTTCAACTTCCCCGCGATGGTGCCGATGTGGATGTTCCCGCTCGCCGTCGCCTGCGGGAACACCTTCGTCCTGAAGCCCAGTGAGAAGGACCCCTCGGCCGCGAACCTCCTGGCCGAACTGGCCTCGGAGGCGGGGCTGCCCGACGGCGTGCTCAATGTGGTCCACGGCGACAAGGTCGCGGTCGACGCGCTGCTGGAGCACCCCGATGTGGCCGCGGTCTCCTTCGTCGGCTCCACCCCCATCGCCCGCTATATCCACACCACCGCCTCCGCCAACGGCAAGCGCGTCCAGGCGCTCGGCGGCGCCAAGAACCACATGCTGGTCCTGCCCGACGCGGATCTGGACGCGGCCGCCGACGCCGCGGTCTCGGCGGCGTACGGCTCCGCGGGCGAGCGCTGTATGGCGATCTCCGCCGTCGTCGCCCTCGACTCCGTCGCCGACGACCTTGTGGAGAAGATCCGCGAGCGCGCCGCGAAGATCGTCATCGGCCCCGGTACGGACCCCGCGTCCGAGATGGGTCCCCTGATCACCCGCGCCCACCGCGACAAGGTCGCCTCCTATGTGACCGGGGCGGCAGCCCAGGGCGCCGAGGTCGTCCTCGACGGCACCGGCTACACGGTCGAGGGCCATGAGGACGGGCACTGGATCGGCCTCTCCCTCCTCGACCGGGTCTCCACCGCCTCCGACGCCTACCGCGACGAGATCTTCGGCCCGGTGCTCTGCGTGCTACGGGTCGCGACGTACGAGGAGGGCGTGGCGCTGATCAACGCCTCGCCGTACGGCAACGGCACCGCGATCTTCACCCGGGACGGCGGCGCCGCCCGCCGCTTCCAGCTGGAGGTCGAAGCCGGCATGGTCGGCGTCAACGTCCCGATCCCGGTCCCCGTCGGCTACCACTCCTTCGGCGGCTGGAAGGACTCCCTCTTCGGCGACCACCACATCTACGGAAACGACGGCGTGCACTTCTACACCCGCGGCAAGGTCGTCACCACCCGCTGGCCCGACCCCTCGGAGCCGCACGCGGGCGTCGACCTGGGGTTCCCCCGTAACGACTGA